The following proteins are co-located in the Deltaproteobacteria bacterium HGW-Deltaproteobacteria-2 genome:
- a CDS encoding carbon-nitrogen hydrolase family protein → MKKPVKVAAIQLATKIGDSNTNIASCERLALMAIKEEARWIALPEFFTTGVSWNPKIVEAIQNIDGTAASFIRDFSAKHQVVLGGSFLCRLSDGSVRNRYQCYANGSLLGQHDKDLPTMWENYFYEGGDSTDSGILGIYNNTRIGAAVCWEFMRTMTARRLRNQVDVIMGGSCWWSIPTNFPDMLQRLWEPANNRCSLAAIQDSARLIGAPVIHAAHCGEIECPMPGLPIKYRGYFEGNAAIVDASGQVLANRSASEGEGIVCAEISMDAQTTTEEIPHRYWLRKRGFLPAFAWHHQRLLGRRWYKRNVRRT, encoded by the coding sequence ATGAAGAAGCCTGTCAAAGTCGCCGCAATCCAACTTGCTACAAAAATAGGAGATTCAAACACGAATATCGCCAGCTGTGAGCGATTAGCACTTATGGCTATCAAGGAGGAAGCGCGTTGGATAGCTCTACCGGAATTTTTTACTACGGGAGTCAGCTGGAATCCGAAGATTGTCGAGGCCATTCAGAACATTGACGGCACAGCCGCAAGTTTTATACGTGACTTTTCGGCAAAACATCAAGTTGTTTTGGGAGGTTCATTTTTGTGCAGGCTATCCGATGGCAGTGTACGCAATCGCTACCAGTGTTATGCTAACGGCTCTCTTCTGGGCCAGCACGACAAAGATCTTCCTACGATGTGGGAAAATTATTTCTATGAAGGCGGTGATTCGACTGATAGCGGCATTCTCGGGATCTATAACAACACACGTATTGGCGCGGCCGTCTGTTGGGAATTTATGCGCACTATGACCGCACGGAGGCTGCGCAATCAAGTGGATGTGATCATGGGCGGTTCCTGCTGGTGGAGCATACCAACCAATTTCCCTGACATGCTCCAGAGGCTTTGGGAACCGGCAAATAATCGTTGCTCCCTTGCGGCCATACAGGATAGCGCCCGTCTCATCGGTGCTCCGGTCATTCATGCCGCGCATTGCGGGGAGATTGAGTGCCCGATGCCGGGTTTACCGATCAAATACCGGGGTTACTTTGAAGGAAATGCGGCCATTGTGGATGCGAGCGGTCAAGTGTTGGCGAATCGCAGTGCCTCAGAGGGCGAAGGTATCGTTTGCGCAGAAATATCGATGGACGCACAAACAACTACTGAAGAAATCCCCCATCGTTACTGGCTGCGCAAAAGAGGATTCCTGCCTGCTTTTGCATGGCATCATCAACGCTTGTTGGGTCGGCGCTGGTATAAACGTAATGTGCGCCGGACATAA
- a CDS encoding endonuclease III: MKDSQINNIIKILKKELAVGTMPIVSHLAEDQRDAFVILISTLLSLRTKDEVTEVATERLFELASSPEEMLKVPLDKIAKTIYPVGFYRVKAKNIHHTCRELIARFGSKVPDNIDDLLTIKGVGRKTANLVVSLAYGKDAICVDTHVHRISNRLGYVKTKTPDETEFALRKKLPRRHWIIYNTIMVAFGRKTCKPVSPLCSQCPVNKYCDRVYVTLSR, translated from the coding sequence ATGAAAGACAGTCAAATTAACAACATCATTAAAATATTAAAGAAAGAACTGGCAGTGGGAACAATGCCGATTGTTTCTCATCTGGCGGAAGATCAGCGCGATGCTTTTGTGATTCTGATTTCAACACTCCTGAGTTTGCGGACGAAGGACGAAGTAACGGAGGTCGCAACAGAAAGGCTCTTTGAGCTGGCATCCTCTCCGGAAGAAATGCTGAAAGTGCCCTTGGATAAGATCGCTAAGACAATTTATCCGGTCGGCTTTTACCGCGTCAAAGCAAAAAATATTCATCACACTTGCCGGGAATTAATCGCGCGTTTTGGCTCCAAAGTGCCGGATAATATCGATGACTTGCTGACCATTAAAGGCGTCGGCCGCAAAACCGCCAATCTGGTTGTCTCTCTTGCTTACGGCAAAGACGCGATTTGCGTTGATACGCATGTGCACAGAATTTCCAACCGTCTGGGCTATGTAAAAACAAAAACACCGGACGAAACGGAATTTGCTCTGCGCAAAAAACTACCGCGCCGCCACTGGATTATTTATAACACTATCATGGTTGCCTTTGGCCGTAAGACATGCAAACCGGTTTCTCCTCTGTGTAGTCAATGTCCCGTAAACAAATATTGCGACCGCGTATATGTGACTTTGAGCCGATAA
- a CDS encoding MBL fold metallo-hydrolase, which yields MDVQFGRIRFIRGDNCGKYPFNHSVYLEGKDIRVIIDPSCSQQKLTDLKQQDGVDQVWLSHWHEDHMGFLNLFDNCVLRLSERDFPPLTDIEIFLDWYGIKKMQSREIWKNIMLNNFNYRPQKKALFLQDEETIDLGSLKVKVIATPGHTPGHLSFFFPDEEILFLGDYDLTTFGPWYGDVYSSIEQTITSIHTLKNIPARRWIASHNTGVFERNPGNLWDDYENVIYLRNEKIMNFLKEPKTLEEILAAWLIYGRPREPKEFFEFNERALVGKHIEYLEKNGKIALDKDKYVKI from the coding sequence ATGGATGTTCAATTTGGACGGATCAGGTTTATCCGCGGCGATAACTGCGGTAAATATCCCTTCAATCATTCCGTATATCTGGAAGGCAAAGATATCAGAGTAATCATCGATCCTTCCTGCAGCCAACAAAAACTAACGGATCTAAAACAACAAGATGGAGTTGATCAGGTCTGGCTTTCGCACTGGCATGAAGATCATATGGGATTTTTGAATCTTTTTGACAATTGTGTATTACGCCTCTCGGAGAGGGATTTTCCACCGTTGACCGACATCGAAATTTTTCTGGACTGGTACGGAATTAAAAAAATGCAAAGCCGTGAAATATGGAAAAATATCATGCTGAACAATTTTAACTATCGCCCGCAAAAGAAAGCTTTATTTCTTCAGGATGAAGAAACTATTGATCTGGGTTCTCTCAAGGTTAAGGTGATTGCTACGCCCGGACATACACCGGGACATCTTTCTTTTTTCTTTCCGGACGAAGAAATTCTTTTTCTGGGCGATTATGATTTGACAACATTTGGCCCCTGGTACGGCGATGTTTACTCCAGCATAGAACAAACAATAACATCCATCCACACGCTGAAGAACATTCCCGCCCGCCGATGGATTGCTTCCCACAACACCGGGGTCTTTGAAAGAAATCCGGGAAACCTCTGGGACGACTATGAAAATGTCATTTATCTACGCAACGAAAAAATTATGAACTTTCTGAAAGAACCCAAAACTCTGGAGGAAATTCTTGCCGCCTGGTTGATCTATGGCAGGCCAAGAGAACCAAAAGAATTTTTTGAATTCAATGAACGAGCTCTGGTTGGCAAACATATTGAATACTTAGAGAAAAACGGAAAGATTGCTCTGGACAAAGACAAGTATGTCAAAATCTGA
- a CDS encoding preprotein translocase subunit SecG yields MYTLLVILHIAASLTLILIVLLQAGKGADMGAAFGGSSQTVFGSSGAGTFLGKLTAGIAVLFMCTSLLLTYTASHRSSSSLLERTKVPVTEQKLPPVSPNVPTQPSMPPVAPVSK; encoded by the coding sequence ATGTATACTTTATTGGTTATTTTACATATTGCAGCTTCCCTTACTTTGATTCTAATTGTGCTTTTACAGGCAGGCAAGGGTGCCGATATGGGCGCTGCGTTTGGCGGTTCCAGTCAAACGGTTTTTGGTTCTTCAGGAGCCGGTACCTTTTTGGGAAAGCTTACCGCGGGGATAGCTGTACTTTTCATGTGTACATCTTTGCTACTTACCTATACGGCAAGCCACAGAAGTTCTTCTTCATTATTGGAACGAACCAAAGTCCCTGTTACAGAGCAGAAACTTCCGCCGGTAAGCCCAAATGTACCAACACAACCATCGATGCCTCCCGTGGCACCGGTAAGTAAGTAG
- a CDS encoding cobalamin-binding protein, producing MRKQLINTDSILLVLFTVILAVFYADISCARTVTDEIGRSVNITSAPQRIVSLAPGLTEIVYSLGLDEKIAGVTSYCNWPTQARQKPRIGGFTNPSVEKIVSLKPDLILVTADGNRKDIIQKLDRIGLSVYVTNPSDTAGILKSILHIGEITNREKEAGKLVEKLQKRLNNIAEQIKHKSKPRVFFQIGLEPVITVGKGTLINETIERAGGVNVAGLDTARYPRYSAEGIMQASPEIVLFAPMIHDKEFTAVKKFWQEFKGIPAVKNNKIYPVNTDLISRASPRIVDAIEKMALIFHPDIKKSIP from the coding sequence ATGCGCAAACAGTTAATAAACACTGACAGCATTTTACTGGTTTTATTTACCGTTATCTTGGCGGTTTTTTACGCAGATATATCCTGTGCCCGCACAGTTACTGACGAAATAGGCCGTAGTGTAAATATAACTTCTGCGCCGCAAAGAATTGTCTCCCTTGCCCCCGGACTTACTGAAATAGTTTACTCGCTCGGTCTTGACGAAAAAATAGCCGGGGTAACCAGTTATTGCAACTGGCCAACCCAGGCGCGTCAAAAACCTCGAATAGGCGGTTTCACCAATCCTTCAGTGGAAAAAATTGTTTCTTTGAAACCGGATTTAATCCTTGTCACCGCTGACGGCAACAGAAAAGATATAATACAAAAGTTGGACAGGATCGGTTTGTCCGTCTATGTGACAAATCCTTCGGATACCGCCGGCATCCTGAAAAGCATTTTACACATCGGTGAAATAACCAACAGGGAAAAAGAAGCCGGAAAACTGGTGGAGAAACTTCAAAAGAGATTAAATAATATTGCCGAACAAATAAAACACAAAAGTAAACCAAGAGTTTTTTTCCAGATTGGTTTGGAGCCGGTTATTACAGTCGGCAAAGGAACGTTAATCAACGAAACAATTGAACGCGCCGGAGGAGTTAATGTTGCCGGTCTTGATACCGCCCGCTATCCCCGCTACAGCGCTGAGGGTATCATGCAGGCATCGCCGGAGATAGTTCTCTTCGCGCCGATGATCCACGATAAAGAATTTACGGCAGTAAAAAAATTCTGGCAGGAATTTAAAGGAATTCCGGCTGTAAAAAATAATAAAATTTACCCTGTAAATACTGATCTTATAAGCAGGGCGTCACCGCGCATTGTGGATGCTATAGAAAAAATGGCGTTGATTTTTCATCCGGATATTAAAAAATCAATACCGTAG
- a CDS encoding heme ABC transporter ATP-binding protein, which translates to MPVIDARNISFSYATKPVMGDVSFTIDEAQIVAVIGPNGSGKTTLLKIINGTLFPDAGQMLIDGKETGRWQRKEIAQKVAIVPQETAMIFPFYAEEIVLMGRFPHLGRYGFEDKKDYKIVHEAMEKTDTLAFAERRFSELSAGERQRVLIARALAQEPKVLLLDESTVFLDLKHQVQFLALLRQLNTMQKLTVIFVTHDINLAAQNSDRIILLYSGKIYAIGKPAEVITAANIKEVYDVDVLVDQNPQNGLPRVTLLT; encoded by the coding sequence ATGCCTGTAATCGATGCCAGAAACATAAGCTTCAGTTATGCCACGAAACCTGTAATGGGAGACGTTTCATTTACTATTGATGAAGCACAAATCGTAGCGGTTATCGGGCCGAATGGTTCCGGCAAAACCACTCTTTTGAAAATCATCAACGGCACGCTATTTCCCGATGCCGGGCAAATGCTTATTGACGGCAAAGAAACCGGCAGATGGCAGCGAAAGGAAATCGCACAAAAAGTAGCCATCGTGCCGCAGGAAACGGCGATGATTTTTCCGTTTTACGCGGAAGAAATTGTGCTGATGGGGAGATTTCCTCATTTGGGCCGGTATGGTTTTGAGGATAAGAAAGATTACAAGATAGTCCATGAAGCCATGGAAAAAACAGATACACTGGCGTTTGCCGAACGGCGTTTCAGTGAACTAAGCGCCGGGGAGCGTCAGAGAGTATTGATTGCGCGCGCCCTTGCGCAAGAGCCAAAAGTTTTGCTGCTGGATGAAAGCACCGTTTTTTTGGATTTGAAACATCAGGTTCAGTTTTTAGCTTTGCTGCGACAATTGAACACAATGCAAAAACTCACAGTAATTTTTGTTACTCACGATATCAATCTGGCCGCTCAAAACTCCGATAGAATAATTTTGCTTTACTCCGGCAAAATTTATGCTATAGGAAAACCCGCAGAAGTTATTACTGCGGCGAACATAAAAGAGGTTTATGATGTCGATGTGCTGGTTGATCAAAATCCGCAAAACGGTTTGCCCAGAGTGACATTATTAACCTGA
- a CDS encoding iron ABC transporter permease, which yields MLLIFLAVCVVSLSLGSVHIGFIEVLRSLVNSFTGESSLSSQEELIIFSVRLPRIIFAGIVGASLSLGGVVFQAILRNPLADPYILGISGGSALGAIIGIVIGAGSFYLGIPLLAFVGALATVFLVFVVAGSVRGPLSDNSLLLSGVVVNAFFSAAILFFLSIVNSMELHSITFWLMGDLSGASAKEICVAAVCLLAGFVLLYAHARKLNLIVQGEDTAQQLGVHVEKTKQRLLIITSLIISVAVSLAGIIGFVGIMVPHLMRLVFGSDHRLLLPVSALFGASFLIVADTIARIVLAPAELPVGVITALCGAPYFIFLLKRNKR from the coding sequence ATGCTGCTGATTTTCCTTGCTGTTTGTGTTGTTTCTCTTTCGTTGGGTAGTGTCCATATTGGTTTTATCGAGGTGCTCAGATCGCTGGTTAATTCCTTCACCGGAGAAAGCTCTCTTTCTTCCCAGGAAGAATTAATTATATTTTCAGTGCGCCTGCCGCGGATCATCTTTGCCGGAATTGTCGGTGCTTCTCTTTCTCTGGGCGGAGTTGTTTTTCAGGCGATTTTGCGCAACCCTCTTGCTGATCCATATATTCTGGGAATATCGGGCGGCTCGGCTCTCGGAGCAATTATCGGCATTGTTATCGGGGCGGGTTCTTTTTATTTAGGAATTCCACTGTTGGCTTTTGTGGGAGCGTTGGCCACTGTTTTCTTGGTGTTTGTAGTGGCCGGAAGCGTTAGAGGGCCTCTGTCGGATAATTCGCTTTTACTTTCCGGCGTTGTCGTTAACGCTTTTTTTTCTGCGGCTATTCTCTTTTTCTTATCGATAGTCAACAGTATGGAGTTGCACAGCATCACTTTCTGGCTGATGGGCGACTTATCAGGGGCGTCAGCAAAAGAAATTTGCGTGGCGGCTGTTTGCCTGCTTGCCGGTTTTGTTTTGCTTTACGCGCATGCAAGGAAACTGAATTTGATTGTTCAAGGTGAAGACACGGCGCAGCAATTAGGTGTCCATGTAGAGAAAACAAAGCAAAGACTTCTGATTATAACCTCGCTTATTATTTCCGTGGCAGTTTCTCTGGCCGGCATAATAGGCTTTGTGGGGATTATGGTGCCGCATTTAATGCGCCTTGTTTTTGGCTCCGACCACCGACTGCTTTTGCCTGTTTCCGCTTTGTTCGGTGCGTCGTTTTTAATCGTAGCCGATACCATAGCCAGAATTGTCCTTGCTCCGGCGGAGTTGCCGGTAGGAGTTATAACAGCGCTTTGCGGCGCACCTTATTTTATTTTTCTTTTGAAAAGGAATAAGCGTTAA
- a CDS encoding AAA family ATPase produces MVFFLYFRSQKRFPHQNFIGDLNVDFNACQNLIENIARVIVGKQRSIELLVVALIADGHVLIEDVPGLGKTLLAKSLARSIGGSFKRVQCTPDLLPSDITGFNIYNQQSGQFTFQPGPVLTNILLADEINRTIPRTQASLLESMEERQVTVDGCTYQLPTPFFVIATQNPIELEGTFPLPEAQLDRFLLKTQIGYPEKAEELFILERFQENEPFLELKAVTSLAQITALQQARKQIRVSSPLREYIVNLVEATRHHPAIRFGASPRGSLSLMRAGQALAALRGRTYVLPDDIKYLAGPVLAHRLFLQETERLRGQTPEQVIDEILTEIAIPL; encoded by the coding sequence ATGGTGTTTTTTCTATACTTCCGTTCACAAAAAAGATTTCCCCATCAAAATTTTATAGGAGACCTCAACGTGGATTTTAATGCGTGTCAAAATCTAATTGAGAATATTGCCCGCGTAATTGTGGGAAAACAGCGTTCGATTGAATTACTGGTTGTAGCATTGATTGCTGATGGACATGTGCTGATAGAGGATGTGCCAGGTCTCGGCAAAACCTTGCTTGCCAAATCTTTAGCCCGGAGTATCGGTGGATCATTTAAACGGGTGCAATGTACGCCGGATTTGCTGCCTTCAGATATTACCGGCTTCAATATATACAATCAGCAAAGCGGGCAATTTACTTTCCAGCCCGGTCCGGTGTTAACCAATATTCTGCTGGCGGACGAAATTAACCGTACGATCCCGCGCACGCAGGCCAGTCTTTTGGAAAGTATGGAAGAACGGCAAGTCACGGTTGACGGGTGCACGTATCAGCTACCGACTCCGTTTTTTGTAATCGCTACACAAAATCCGATTGAACTGGAAGGAACGTTTCCTTTGCCGGAAGCTCAGCTTGACCGGTTTCTATTGAAAACACAGATCGGATACCCTGAAAAAGCAGAAGAGCTGTTTATTCTGGAACGTTTTCAGGAAAACGAACCGTTTCTGGAATTGAAAGCTGTGACCAGTTTGGCGCAGATAACAGCATTGCAGCAAGCTCGAAAACAAATTCGGGTGTCATCTCCGTTACGGGAATATATCGTGAATCTGGTAGAAGCCACGCGGCATCACCCCGCAATTCGCTTTGGAGCAAGTCCGCGCGGGTCGCTGAGTTTAATGCGGGCGGGACAGGCGCTCGCCGCACTGCGCGGACGAACTTATGTGCTGCCTGATGATATTAAATATTTAGCCGGACCGGTGCTGGCGCATCGTTTGTTTTTACAGGAAACAGAACGACTCCGTGGCCAAACGCCGGAACAGGTGATAGATGAAATTCTCACCGAAATCGCAATCCCTTTGTAA
- a CDS encoding prevent-host-death family protein, whose product MNKTIPLAEAKKNLSALIRDVEAKYDRFTITKNGVNEAILMSCDEFDGLLETLDILSNKEEKDAIARAKKQVRNGKTISLSTIKKKYKLL is encoded by the coding sequence ATGAATAAGACAATTCCATTGGCGGAAGCCAAGAAAAATCTATCGGCTCTTATTAGAGATGTTGAAGCAAAATATGACCGTTTTACCATCACTAAAAATGGCGTCAATGAAGCGATTCTAATGAGTTGTGATGAGTTTGACGGGTTACTTGAAACTTTGGATATTCTTTCCAATAAGGAAGAAAAAGATGCCATTGCCAGAGCAAAAAAACAAGTTAGAAACGGCAAAACCATTTCTCTTTCCACCATTAAAAAGAAATACAAACTCCTATGA
- a CDS encoding alpha/beta hydrolase, with protein MQNRFLYFPEPVWPTESGLEYENMKLWQATADDYQGLVAAYDAPAPNGTMVLFHGNGGTALDRGFYLKPFMQLGFRVILAEYPKYGGRPGKVGEKPFVAAGLETVRLAYEQYKEPLYLVGESLGCGVVASIAKKTTVPIAGIILITPWDTLASVAKSLFPYLPVRLVLTDKYDSIGNLQTFKNKISVVGAERDEILPIKHAINLYNALPEGRKRMWIIKGAGHNDWPMYAEASLFKEITDFVKKAD; from the coding sequence ATGCAAAATAGATTTCTTTATTTTCCCGAGCCGGTGTGGCCTACCGAGTCAGGGCTGGAATATGAAAATATGAAATTATGGCAGGCAACTGCTGATGATTATCAGGGATTGGTTGCCGCTTATGATGCGCCCGCGCCCAACGGCACGATGGTTCTTTTTCACGGTAATGGCGGCACAGCGCTTGATAGGGGATTTTATTTAAAGCCTTTTATGCAGCTTGGGTTTCGCGTAATCTTAGCTGAATATCCAAAGTACGGAGGACGTCCCGGCAAGGTAGGGGAGAAGCCATTTGTTGCAGCCGGATTAGAAACTGTTCGCCTGGCCTATGAACAATATAAAGAGCCTCTTTATTTGGTAGGTGAGTCGCTGGGATGCGGCGTTGTTGCTTCCATCGCTAAAAAGACAACAGTTCCCATTGCCGGTATAATTTTAATTACTCCCTGGGATACGCTGGCATCTGTTGCCAAATCTTTATTTCCGTACCTTCCGGTGCGACTGGTTTTGACCGACAAGTATGACAGCATCGGAAATCTTCAAACGTTTAAAAATAAAATATCCGTCGTTGGAGCGGAACGAGATGAAATCCTGCCGATCAAACACGCCATCAATTTATATAATGCTCTTCCCGAAGGCCGAAAGCGTATGTGGATAATCAAAGGCGCAGGTCATAACGACTGGCCGATGTATGCCGAAGCTTCCCTGTTTAAAGAAATAACTGATTTTGTAAAAAAGGCAGACTGA
- a CDS encoding amidophosphoribosyltransferase, with the protein MHVSNNLEESGRPREECGIFAIYDHEEASRVAFYGLFALQHRGQESAGIVSSDGCNVWEHKGMGLAAEVFKEEHLKKLPGKLAIGHVRYSTTGSSTISNAQPFLVHFAGDYYALAHNGNILNANKLRKELEDSGSIFQSTMDSEVVVHRMAHHMKKGLEKALAAALSRLEGAYCFIIMTRDKIIAARDPRGFRPLALGKLNGSWVVASETCAFDLVGAEYVRDVEPGEVLIIDGKGVRSIHPFPEIKHCHCIFELIYFARPDSQIFRQNVYMCRKRLGHELAREYKPEVDLVMPFPDSGVYAALGYAEESGYPFEMGMIRNHYIGRTFIQPSQPMRDFGVRVKLNPVRAILEGKKVMIVEDSIIRGTTSRNRVKNLRSIGIKELHMAVSCPPTVYPCPYGIDFSSKGELIAAKKENEKAIADFIGLDSIHYLSIEGMIRATGLNKDCFCLACYTGNYPIAPPETIDKFCMEMK; encoded by the coding sequence ATGCATGTCAGTAACAATTTAGAGGAATCCGGTCGTCCCCGGGAAGAATGCGGCATTTTTGCCATTTACGATCACGAAGAAGCTTCCCGCGTGGCTTTCTATGGGCTTTTTGCTTTACAGCATCGCGGTCAGGAATCAGCGGGCATTGTCAGTTCCGACGGCTGCAACGTCTGGGAGCACAAGGGCATGGGGCTGGCTGCCGAGGTATTCAAGGAAGAGCACCTGAAAAAACTTCCCGGAAAACTGGCCATCGGCCATGTTCGCTATTCTACCACCGGTTCTTCCACCATTTCCAACGCCCAGCCGTTCCTGGTTCATTTTGCCGGTGATTATTACGCACTGGCGCATAACGGCAATATACTCAACGCTAACAAGCTGCGCAAAGAGTTGGAAGATAGCGGCTCTATTTTTCAATCAACGATGGACAGCGAGGTAGTTGTTCATCGTATGGCGCACCACATGAAAAAAGGATTGGAAAAAGCATTGGCTGCCGCTCTTTCCCGTCTGGAGGGCGCGTACTGCTTCATCATAATGACTCGGGATAAGATAATTGCCGCGCGTGACCCGCGTGGTTTCCGGCCTCTGGCACTGGGAAAATTAAACGGCAGTTGGGTTGTCGCTTCGGAAACATGCGCTTTTGATCTGGTCGGCGCCGAATATGTGCGTGATGTCGAACCAGGTGAAGTTTTGATTATAGACGGGAAGGGTGTCAGAAGCATCCATCCTTTCCCGGAAATTAAGCATTGTCACTGCATTTTCGAGTTAATTTATTTTGCCCGTCCCGACAGCCAGATTTTCCGTCAGAATGTTTATATGTGCCGCAAGCGTCTGGGGCATGAACTGGCTCGTGAATACAAACCGGAGGTAGATCTTGTCATGCCCTTTCCGGACTCCGGCGTTTACGCCGCTCTGGGTTACGCGGAAGAAAGCGGCTATCCTTTTGAAATGGGCATGATTCGCAATCATTATATCGGACGTACTTTTATTCAGCCATCGCAGCCCATGCGCGATTTCGGTGTCAGGGTAAAGTTGAATCCGGTCAGAGCCATTCTTGAGGGTAAAAAAGTGATGATTGTGGAAGACTCCATCATCCGCGGCACAACCAGCCGCAACCGTGTAAAAAATCTGCGCAGCATCGGAATAAAAGAACTGCATATGGCGGTCAGCTGCCCGCCAACAGTTTATCCCTGTCCGTACGGTATTGATTTTTCATCCAAAGGTGAGCTCATCGCGGCGAAAAAAGAAAACGAAAAAGCCATTGCCGATTTCATCGGCCTGGATTCCATTCACTACCTGTCCATAGAGGGCATGATCAGGGCAACAGGCCTGAACAAAGATTGTTTTTGCCTTGCCTGCTATACCGGCAATTATCCTATTGCGCCGCCGGAGACGATTGACAAGTTCTGCATGGAAATGAAGTAG
- a CDS encoding DNA (cytosine-5-)-methyltransferase, translating into MTALGKVLRKRPTDAEKLLWKQLRLKQIEGFKFRRQQPIDNYIVDFVCFEKRIVIEVDGGQHATQSEDDIARDTYLRRQEFKVLRFWNNEVLQNINGVLEVIRESCLSPAP; encoded by the coding sequence ATGACTGCCTTGGGAAAAGTACTTAGAAAAAGACCGACAGATGCAGAAAAATTACTTTGGAAACAATTGCGACTAAAGCAAATTGAAGGATTCAAATTCAGAAGGCAACAGCCCATTGATAATTATATCGTTGATTTTGTTTGTTTTGAAAAAAGGATTGTTATTGAAGTAGACGGTGGCCAACATGCAACACAAAGCGAAGATGATATCGCAAGAGATACATATCTTAGACGACAAGAATTTAAAGTATTGAGATTTTGGAATAATGAAGTTTTGCAAAATATAAATGGAGTATTGGAAGTTATAAGGGAGAGTTGTTTATCACCCGCCCCTTAA